Proteins encoded by one window of Chryseobacterium aquaeductus:
- a CDS encoding K(+)-transporting ATPase subunit C has translation MKKHILPAIKLTVLCIILFTVIYPVSIWAIAQLSDNQGRGEIIEHNGKTYYANIGQSFTSDKYFNSRPSAVDYNAAGSAGSNKGPSNDEYLKQVQARIDTILMKNPGITKSQIPADLVTASGSGLDPNFSVQAAKIQAERIAKIRNIDVVKINNLIAQHTDKPLIGLFGPEKINVLKLNIALDGLK, from the coding sequence ATGAAAAAACATATTTTACCTGCAATCAAACTTACCGTTTTATGCATTATCTTATTCACGGTGATTTATCCGGTCTCAATCTGGGCGATTGCTCAGCTTTCAGACAACCAGGGAAGAGGAGAAATTATAGAACATAATGGCAAAACATATTATGCCAATATCGGACAATCTTTTACCAGCGACAAATATTTCAATTCTCGCCCTTCGGCGGTTGATTACAATGCTGCCGGTTCTGCGGGAAGCAACAAAGGTCCTTCGAATGACGAATATCTGAAACAGGTTCAGGCTCGCATTGATACCATCTTAATGAAAAATCCGGGAATCACGAAGTCACAAATTCCGGCAGATCTCGTTACGGCAAGCGGAAGCGGATTGGATCCTAATTTCTCTGTACAGGCAGCAAAAATTCAGGCAGAGAGAATTGCTAAGATCAGAAATATTGACGTGGTAAAAATCAATAATCTCATTGCGCAACATACAGACAAACCTCTCATCGGACTTTTTGGTCCTGAAAAAATTAACGTATTAAAACTCAACATCGCATTAGACGGTTTGAAATAA
- a CDS encoding HAMP domain-containing sensor histidine kinase, which yields MKIKTKLNAGVGLLFLMIIVLSVISGWYINQLKRDTNNILVANYNTLQYSRNMLLALEEINSDPSAYNVFEEHLEKQKKNITEVGEKEATESIATHFEVLKKQTNNQTILSSIRKDIAELMQLNMVAIEHKSSTANATAQNAIVIISVAGTLCFIIAFILMVNLPSNIANPIRELGASIRQIANQNYKERVHFESHSEFGELARSFNTMAEKLQEYSETKIDKIIKAKKRIESLIDNMHDPVIGIDENKKILFVNDEALKITGLRRDNIVGKLIQDVAVTNDLVRDIIKEMISSEALQLNKEPMKIYADGKESYFEKDIIDINVMPTGERQTEFIGQVIMLRNITPFKELDLAKTSFMGTVSHEFKTPISSIQMGVQLLENKQIGELNEEQENLVTGIKEDTNRLLKITGELLNITQVESGSIQLNIQQSDVLEIVNYAIDANRSAAEQKQIKINVDIDSEITKVLADSEKTAWVLNNLVSNAIRYSYENSEIFIDVKKDHQKIRFSVKDSGQGIESQYLDKIFDRYFRIPNSKKEGTGLGLSISKEFIEAQGGKIVVKSELGFGSEFYFVLNG from the coding sequence ATGAAAATCAAAACTAAATTAAACGCCGGCGTAGGATTGCTTTTCCTAATGATTATCGTGTTATCCGTTATAAGCGGTTGGTACATCAATCAATTGAAAAGAGACACCAACAATATATTGGTTGCCAACTATAATACACTGCAATACTCCCGGAATATGCTTTTGGCATTGGAAGAAATAAATTCTGATCCTTCGGCGTATAATGTCTTTGAAGAGCATTTGGAAAAGCAGAAAAAGAACATCACCGAAGTTGGGGAAAAAGAGGCAACAGAAAGTATTGCCACCCATTTTGAAGTATTAAAAAAACAAACAAATAATCAAACAATATTATCTTCCATCAGAAAAGATATTGCAGAATTGATGCAACTGAATATGGTAGCTATCGAGCACAAAAGCAGCACGGCAAACGCTACCGCACAAAATGCTATCGTTATTATTTCTGTTGCAGGCACGCTTTGTTTCATCATTGCTTTTATCCTGATGGTGAATCTTCCTTCTAATATTGCAAATCCTATTCGGGAATTGGGTGCGAGCATCAGGCAGATTGCCAATCAAAATTATAAAGAGAGAGTTCATTTTGAGAGCCATAGTGAATTTGGAGAATTGGCAAGATCATTCAACACAATGGCAGAGAAATTACAGGAATATTCTGAAACTAAAATCGACAAAATTATCAAAGCAAAAAAAAGAATAGAAAGTTTAATTGATAATATGCACGATCCCGTAATTGGAATTGACGAAAATAAAAAAATATTGTTTGTAAATGATGAAGCTCTTAAAATTACAGGTCTCAGAAGGGATAATATCGTTGGGAAACTCATTCAGGATGTGGCGGTTACCAATGATCTGGTAAGAGATATTATAAAAGAAATGATTTCTTCCGAAGCTTTACAACTGAATAAAGAACCCATGAAAATCTACGCAGATGGTAAAGAAAGTTATTTTGAGAAAGATATTATCGACATCAACGTAATGCCGACCGGAGAAAGACAAACCGAATTTATCGGTCAGGTCATTATGTTGCGAAATATCACACCTTTCAAAGAACTGGATCTGGCAAAAACCAGTTTTATGGGAACGGTTTCTCATGAGTTCAAAACACCGATTTCATCGATCCAGATGGGAGTGCAACTTCTTGAAAATAAACAAATCGGCGAATTGAATGAAGAGCAGGAAAATCTTGTGACAGGCATTAAAGAAGATACCAATCGACTTCTGAAAATCACAGGAGAACTGCTCAATATAACGCAGGTAGAAAGTGGATCAATTCAGCTGAATATTCAGCAATCTGATGTCTTAGAAATTGTAAACTATGCCATTGATGCTAATAGAAGTGCAGCAGAGCAGAAGCAGATAAAGATCAATGTGGATATAGACTCTGAAATCACAAAAGTTTTGGCAGACAGCGAAAAAACAGCTTGGGTACTGAATAATCTTGTATCGAATGCAATTCGTTATTCGTACGAAAATTCAGAGATTTTTATTGATGTGAAAAAAGATCATCAAAAAATAAGATTTTCTGTAAAAGATTCCGGACAGGGAATAGAATCTCAATATCTCGACAAGATTTTTGATCGATATTTCCGCATTCCCAATTCCAAAAAAGAAGGTACAGGTTTGGGTTTAAGTATCAGCAAAGAATTTATAGAAGCTCAGGGAGGCAAGATCGTTGTAAAAAGTGAACTCGGCTTCGGAAGCGAGTTTTATTTTGTACTAAACGGATGA
- a CDS encoding GNAT family N-acetyltransferase, with protein sequence MITLQKYSEENKTNDDEKKEITAFLFKHLEQYGDPENDISDAIDYSLGIGNKPGGLIVTARDNTSNAIVGAVVVNKTGMGGYIPENILVYIATDKNVRGKGIGKTLMLNAIDSSQGDIALHCEPENPAIHLYKKLGFSSKYLEMRLKK encoded by the coding sequence ATGATAACACTACAAAAATATTCAGAAGAAAACAAAACAAATGATGATGAGAAAAAGGAAATCACTGCTTTTCTTTTTAAACATCTGGAACAATATGGTGATCCGGAGAATGATATTTCTGATGCCATCGACTATTCTTTAGGCATTGGAAATAAGCCAGGAGGTCTCATTGTTACTGCCAGAGACAACACTTCTAACGCCATTGTGGGTGCAGTAGTTGTAAATAAAACCGGAATGGGCGGCTATATTCCCGAAAACATCCTTGTGTACATAGCAACCGATAAAAATGTACGTGGAAAAGGAATAGGAAAAACGCTGATGCTAAACGCCATTGATTCTTCACAAGGAGATATTGCTCTTCATTGTGAGCCCGAAAATCCGGCAATTCATCTATACAAAAAACTAGGATTTTCTAGCAAGTATCTTGAAATGCGATTAAAAAAATAA
- the kdpB gene encoding potassium-transporting ATPase subunit KdpB, producing MAQNKSLFQKELVQEALKQSFVKLNPKLMFKNPVMFLVWLGTLVMFFVSIWTLTGEKSQGTFAYNFTVFIILLLTVLFGNFAEAIAEARGKAQADSLRKTREETPAKLQNGDTVSSSKLQKGDIFVCEAGDIIPSDGDIIEGLATIDESAITGESAPVIREAGGDKSSVTGGTKVLSDKIIVQVTTQPGESFLDKMIALVEGASRQKTPNEIALTILLAGFTLVFIIVCVTLKPFADYSNVTITIASFISLFVCLIPTTIGGLLSAIGIAGMDRALRANVITKSGRAVETAGDIDVLLLDKTGTITIGNRKATSFYSANQIDEKQLIKAAVLSSMADETPEGKSIIELAGINPLSYEISNPQYIKFTAETRSSGIDYDGTRIRKGATDAIRKISEAAGNNFPHETDLKVKEISQNGGTPLVVSENEKVLGVIELQDIIKPGISERFDRLRKMGIKTVMVTGDNPLTAKFIAEKAGVDDFIAEAKPEDKMNYIKKEQSEGRLVAMMGDGTNDAPALAQADVGVAMNSGTQAAKEAGNMVDLDNDPTKLIEVVEIGKQLLMTRGTLTTFSIANDVAKYFAIIPALFITAIPTLQGLNIMNLHSPESAILSAVIFNAIIIPILIPLALKGVAYKPIGASALLRRNLLIFGLGGVIIPFIGIKMIDIIVSLFF from the coding sequence ATGGCTCAAAATAAATCTTTGTTTCAAAAAGAATTGGTTCAGGAAGCATTGAAACAGTCTTTTGTGAAACTAAATCCGAAGCTGATGTTTAAAAATCCCGTCATGTTTCTCGTGTGGCTGGGTACATTGGTGATGTTTTTTGTGAGCATCTGGACTTTGACAGGAGAAAAATCTCAGGGAACATTCGCTTATAATTTTACCGTATTTATTATTCTTCTACTCACCGTTTTGTTTGGGAATTTTGCCGAAGCAATTGCCGAAGCAAGAGGGAAAGCACAGGCAGACAGCCTTCGTAAAACAAGAGAAGAAACACCTGCAAAACTCCAAAATGGTGACACTGTTTCTTCATCTAAATTGCAAAAAGGCGATATATTTGTTTGTGAAGCCGGAGACATTATCCCGTCAGACGGAGATATTATCGAAGGTCTTGCAACCATAGATGAGAGTGCCATTACCGGAGAATCTGCTCCCGTAATCCGTGAGGCAGGTGGTGATAAAAGCTCTGTAACGGGAGGAACAAAAGTTTTGTCGGATAAAATTATCGTACAGGTAACCACGCAACCAGGAGAAAGTTTTTTAGATAAAATGATTGCCTTGGTTGAAGGTGCTTCCCGACAGAAAACACCAAACGAAATTGCTTTAACTATTTTACTGGCAGGTTTTACATTGGTTTTTATCATCGTTTGTGTGACTCTAAAACCATTTGCCGATTATTCTAATGTAACCATTACCATTGCATCATTCATCTCTCTTTTTGTTTGCCTGATTCCTACTACAATTGGTGGATTGTTATCAGCGATTGGTATTGCCGGTATGGACAGAGCTTTGCGAGCCAACGTGATTACAAAAAGTGGTAGAGCAGTAGAAACAGCCGGTGATATCGACGTTTTACTTTTAGATAAAACTGGTACGATTACCATTGGTAACCGTAAAGCGACAAGTTTTTATTCAGCTAATCAAATTGATGAAAAGCAATTGATCAAAGCAGCGGTCTTAAGTTCAATGGCAGATGAAACTCCTGAAGGGAAATCAATCATTGAGCTTGCGGGAATCAACCCGTTAAGCTATGAGATCAGCAATCCGCAATACATTAAATTTACTGCAGAAACACGAAGTTCTGGAATTGATTATGACGGAACACGCATCAGAAAAGGAGCAACCGACGCCATCAGAAAAATATCTGAAGCGGCTGGAAATAATTTTCCGCACGAAACAGATTTAAAAGTAAAAGAAATTTCTCAAAACGGAGGAACCCCATTGGTGGTTTCAGAAAATGAAAAAGTTTTGGGAGTGATTGAACTTCAGGATATTATCAAACCCGGAATCAGTGAGCGTTTTGATCGTCTCCGAAAAATGGGAATCAAAACGGTAATGGTGACCGGAGATAATCCTTTGACCGCAAAATTTATTGCCGAGAAAGCGGGTGTAGATGATTTCATTGCCGAAGCGAAACCGGAAGACAAGATGAATTACATCAAAAAAGAACAATCCGAAGGAAGATTGGTCGCAATGATGGGCGATGGTACCAATGACGCACCAGCTCTTGCGCAGGCAGATGTTGGCGTAGCAATGAACAGCGGAACGCAGGCAGCAAAAGAGGCCGGAAATATGGTCGATCTGGATAATGATCCTACCAAGCTGATCGAAGTGGTGGAAATCGGTAAGCAGTTGCTGATGACACGAGGAACGCTGACGACATTCAGTATTGCCAATGATGTTGCCAAGTATTTTGCTATTATCCCGGCATTGTTTATCACAGCAATTCCCACATTACAAGGTTTAAATATCATGAATCTTCACAGTCCCGAAAGTGCAATTTTATCTGCGGTGATCTTTAACGCGATCATTATTCCGATATTGATTCCTCTCGCGCTAAAAGGAGTTGCTTATAAACCCATTGGTGCATCGGCTTTACTGAGAAGAAATCTCTTAATCTTCGGATTGGGTGGTGTGATCATACCATTTATCGGAATTAAAATGATAGATATCATCGTTTCACTATTTTTCTAA
- a CDS encoding sensor protein KdpD yields the protein MEAKKSAQDFLDLIKKSRRGKIKIYIGMSAGVGKTYRMLQEAHSLLKSGIDVKIGYIETHNRKETHALLDGLPIIPRRKLFYKGKELEELDMLAVINLRPEVVIIDELAHTNIEGSKNDKRWQDVMDILDAGINVISAVNIQHIESLNEEVKNITGIEVKERIPDSILMLADEVVNIDLTADELIIRLKEGKIYENAKINSALSNFFKNENILQLRELALKEVTSQVTRKVETEVINHKIIKKEKFLACISSNEKTAKNVIRKVARLANYYNSQWYLLYVQTPGENPIKIALDKQRHLINNFKLATELGAEIIRVENSNVTKAIIQQCDERKITTVCIGKPHLKLWKIIAATDQFNSLLNKLSKENIDLVILS from the coding sequence ATGGAGGCAAAAAAATCTGCACAGGATTTCTTAGATTTAATAAAAAAATCAAGAAGGGGAAAAATCAAGATCTACATCGGGATGAGTGCCGGCGTTGGTAAAACTTACCGTATGCTTCAGGAAGCTCATTCGCTTTTAAAAAGTGGAATAGATGTTAAAATCGGATATATTGAAACTCACAACAGGAAAGAAACCCACGCTTTGCTAGACGGTTTGCCCATTATCCCGAGAAGAAAATTATTTTATAAAGGTAAAGAGCTGGAAGAATTGGATATGCTTGCCGTTATCAACCTGAGACCAGAAGTGGTGATCATTGATGAGCTGGCTCATACCAATATTGAAGGCAGCAAAAACGATAAACGATGGCAGGATGTGATGGATATTCTGGATGCAGGAATTAATGTGATAAGTGCTGTCAATATTCAACATATTGAAAGCCTTAATGAAGAAGTGAAAAACATTACAGGGATTGAAGTGAAAGAGAGAATCCCGGATAGTATTTTGATGCTTGCTGATGAAGTGGTAAATATTGATCTCACCGCAGACGAGTTGATTATACGACTGAAAGAGGGAAAGATCTATGAAAATGCAAAAATAAATTCGGCGTTAAGCAATTTTTTTAAAAATGAAAATATTCTTCAGCTTCGGGAGTTGGCACTGAAAGAAGTAACTTCGCAGGTAACCCGAAAGGTGGAAACTGAAGTTATAAATCATAAAATCATTAAGAAAGAAAAATTTTTGGCTTGTATAAGTTCTAACGAAAAAACTGCCAAAAATGTCATCAGAAAGGTCGCAAGATTAGCCAATTATTATAACAGCCAATGGTATCTTTTGTATGTGCAAACTCCGGGTGAAAATCCTATTAAGATTGCTTTGGATAAACAGAGGCATCTGATAAATAATTTTAAACTTGCTACAGAATTGGGTGCAGAGATCATAAGGGTAGAAAATTCTAATGTAACCAAAGCAATCATTCAGCAATGTGATGAAAGAAAAATTACAACGGTCTGCATCGGAAAACCGCATCTCAAACTTTGGAAAATAATTGCTGCAACAGACCAATTCAATTCTTTGCTCAATAAATTGTCAAAAGAAAATATAGACTTAGTAATTTTGTCATAA
- a CDS encoding alanine racemase, with amino-acid sequence MSYITLNSQKLLHNYNFLNQIFEKNNIEWAVVAKLLCGNEKFLKCLLDVAKKEICDSRLTNLRHIKELSPKTQTVYIKPPAKRLAKSIVKYADVSFNTEIDTIKALSDEAVLQNKIHKIVIMLEMGELREGIMVKNLSNFYGEVLQLPNIEVVGIGTNLNCLNGILPDEKKLFKLNRFKEIIEESHHTKIPHISAGSSVTIPLIFENKIPEGINHFRVGESLFFGTDVYNDSTIGGMHQDIFRLTAEIIEIVEKPMIPAGDAGTNLTGETPMHDETNRGKTSVRAIVDLGILDVDPKQIVPLSAGIEIIGASSDMMILDLSDNIYNFQVGDTIDFSMNYMAVLRAMNSEYVDKVVDYKTNAKQLKILAHTH; translated from the coding sequence ATGTCATATATTACTTTAAACTCTCAAAAATTACTCCACAATTACAATTTTCTGAACCAGATTTTTGAAAAAAATAATATAGAATGGGCGGTTGTTGCAAAATTACTTTGTGGTAACGAAAAGTTTCTGAAATGCTTACTTGATGTCGCAAAAAAAGAAATTTGCGATTCGCGGTTAACCAACTTGCGCCATATCAAAGAATTGTCTCCAAAAACACAGACAGTTTATATAAAACCTCCGGCAAAAAGATTAGCCAAAAGTATTGTAAAATATGCTGATGTAAGTTTCAACACGGAGATTGATACCATAAAAGCTCTTTCCGATGAAGCTGTATTGCAAAATAAAATTCATAAAATTGTGATCATGCTGGAAATGGGTGAATTGAGAGAAGGCATTATGGTGAAAAATTTGTCTAACTTTTACGGTGAAGTTTTACAACTTCCAAATATCGAAGTTGTGGGAATAGGAACCAATCTCAATTGTCTCAACGGAATACTGCCCGACGAGAAAAAACTTTTTAAACTTAATAGATTTAAAGAAATAATTGAAGAATCACATCATACAAAAATACCTCACATTTCAGCAGGTTCATCAGTAACCATTCCTCTGATTTTTGAAAATAAAATACCTGAAGGGATCAATCATTTCAGGGTAGGTGAATCTCTTTTTTTTGGGACTGATGTCTACAATGATTCTACTATAGGCGGTATGCACCAAGATATTTTCCGACTCACGGCAGAGATTATAGAAATCGTAGAAAAACCTATGATTCCCGCTGGTGATGCAGGAACTAACCTGACCGGAGAAACTCCTATGCATGATGAGACCAACCGAGGAAAGACTTCGGTAAGAGCAATCGTTGATCTTGGTATTCTGGATGTTGATCCCAAACAAATTGTTCCCTTGTCGGCTGGTATAGAAATAATTGGGGCGAGTTCTGACATGATGATTCTTGATCTGTCTGATAATATTTATAATTTTCAAGTGGGTGACACCATAGATTTCAGCATGAATTATATGGCGGTTCTGCGTGCAATGAATTCTGAATATGTAGATAAAGTGGTTGATTACAAGACCAATGCAAAACAACTAAAAATCTTGGCTCATACTCATTAA
- a CDS encoding porin, with protein sequence MKKIVLLTFSMLGISTLTFAQEENKNPLKITAYAEVYYQYDFNNPENNTRPGFVYSHNRNNEVNLNLGLIKANYETEKLRANVAFGVGTYMNANYSAEPGVLKNIYEANVGLKISKSKNLWIDAGIMPSHIGFESAISKDCATLTRSILADNSPYFESGAKISYTSDNGKWFVSGLVLNGWQRIQRVDGNSTVAFGHQLTYKPTEKVTLNSSSFIGNDKPDSIRQMRYFHNLYGIFQLTEKFAFTTGFDIGAEQKSKGSEQYNVWYSPVVIAKYAFSEKFGMAARAEYYSDKHQAIISTRTENGFQTFGYSLNADYWILPNLVWRTEVKHLNSKDSVFQDRNNPMRNNNLMAVTSLAVNF encoded by the coding sequence ATGAAAAAAATAGTTTTACTGACATTTTCGATGTTAGGAATATCAACTCTTACTTTTGCTCAGGAAGAAAATAAAAATCCTCTGAAAATAACTGCTTACGCTGAAGTCTATTATCAGTATGATTTTAATAATCCTGAAAATAATACACGTCCAGGCTTTGTCTACAGCCACAATCGCAATAATGAAGTAAATCTGAATCTTGGATTGATAAAAGCCAATTACGAAACCGAAAAACTAAGAGCCAATGTTGCTTTCGGTGTTGGAACTTATATGAATGCCAACTACTCTGCAGAACCCGGCGTTCTGAAAAATATTTATGAAGCCAATGTAGGTCTCAAAATTTCAAAATCAAAAAATCTTTGGATTGATGCCGGAATTATGCCGTCACATATCGGTTTTGAAAGTGCTATCAGTAAAGATTGTGCTACACTTACCCGAAGTATTTTGGCAGATAATTCGCCATATTTTGAAAGTGGCGCAAAAATATCTTACACCAGTGACAACGGAAAATGGTTTGTTAGCGGACTGGTTTTGAATGGTTGGCAAAGAATACAACGTGTAGACGGAAACAGCACGGTGGCTTTCGGACATCAATTAACGTATAAACCAACAGAAAAAGTTACCCTAAACAGCAGTTCTTTTATAGGAAACGACAAACCGGACAGCATCAGACAAATGCGCTATTTTCATAATTTGTACGGGATTTTCCAGTTGACTGAGAAGTTTGCTTTTACGACAGGTTTTGACATTGGTGCAGAACAAAAATCTAAAGGAAGCGAGCAGTATAATGTTTGGTATTCGCCTGTGGTGATCGCAAAATATGCTTTTTCAGAGAAATTCGGTATGGCAGCGAGAGCAGAATATTACAGCGACAAGCATCAGGCAATCATCAGCACAAGAACAGAAAACGGTTTTCAGACTTTCGGATATTCTCTGAATGCTGATTATTGGATTCTCCCGAATCTGGTTTGGCGTACAGAAGTTAAACATCTCAACAGCAAAGATTCTGTTTTCCAAGATCGAAATAATCCGATGAGAAACAATAATCTGATGGCTGTTACGTCTCTTGCCGTCAATTTTTAA
- a CDS encoding helix-turn-helix domain-containing protein, with translation MFIFDRKIKETLNHKIHTFNLSKFKNHSAMRNEFVIMPMNEFTETLNSDSHFKNKFYTVFLFKEAAGTIIIDSQEFELQSQKFFFINYNQVYHLKNDRSCTGDVLLFTKSFYNYIYTGNKMIKSDTALHNVSPFIVLKEENMQDLAQIFNELRKEYLSHKLLRKEIVCLLLKVFMLKYIRNSNKKNKINTSITHKKDIVNNFSNLVNQHYKELKTTSKYAEKLHLTPNYLNALVKESLDITAGQFIKNRIILEAERLLLHTTLSITEISYELGFNDNSHFGKYFKSVKKTSPNTYRLMQNTDE, from the coding sequence ATGTTTATATTTGATCGTAAAATCAAAGAAACTTTGAATCACAAAATTCATACATTCAACTTAAGCAAATTCAAAAATCATTCTGCCATGCGGAATGAGTTTGTGATCATGCCGATGAATGAGTTTACCGAAACATTGAATTCTGATTCCCATTTTAAGAATAAATTTTATACCGTATTTCTTTTTAAGGAAGCTGCGGGTACAATCATTATTGATAGTCAGGAATTTGAATTACAATCGCAAAAGTTTTTTTTTATTAATTACAATCAGGTTTATCATCTGAAAAATGATCGGTCTTGTACAGGCGACGTGCTTTTGTTTACCAAATCGTTTTATAATTACATTTACACAGGAAATAAAATGATAAAAAGTGATACTGCATTGCATAATGTTTCGCCATTCATTGTTTTGAAAGAGGAAAATATGCAAGATTTGGCTCAGATTTTTAATGAACTTCGAAAGGAATATCTATCTCATAAATTACTGCGTAAAGAAATTGTCTGTCTTTTATTAAAAGTTTTTATGCTTAAATACATCAGAAATTCAAATAAAAAAAACAAAATCAATACATCAATTACTCATAAAAAAGACATCGTAAATAATTTTAGCAATTTGGTCAATCAACATTACAAAGAACTGAAAACTACATCCAAATATGCTGAAAAACTTCACTTAACTCCCAATTATCTCAATGCTTTGGTGAAAGAAAGTCTGGATATAACTGCCGGACAATTTATTAAAAACCGAATTATCTTGGAGGCCGAAAGACTTCTTCTTCATACCACACTTTCGATTACAGAAATATCGTATGAATTGGGATTTAATGACAATTCGCACTTCGGAAAATATTTTAAATCCGTAAAAAAAACTTCTCCGAATACCTACAGATTGATGCAGAATACTGATGAATGA